Proteins found in one Plasmodium relictum strain SGS1 genome assembly, chromosome: 13 genomic segment:
- a CDS encoding mitochondrial ribosomal protein L21 precursor, putative yields the protein MLGKHRKRRINPPLFPVHPNEEKKKNLNNFITYKDLKIRWRNTSKNYRKKVTIARKWKNLHCLLPSNKNSCIFILHKNLPFTRFKKNNSNIEKDNVDISFKNKTTEEQVTLNNSSNLFNHNNKNSKEPEHYNNKICEDKQSNSSLKLAKSDNENLTSRNSVNYEIKENNRNMGRRKINNILRLEKQRKTVENNSNLYNHQEIDTIKQNYYEKPPNNLKYLLNNDKKEMFCIFKSNFINEHKVTIGDIVQTEKLHRKKAGDIVYFGTVLFVGTKNFSIIGKPTVPYCKVKAVIEQITLSKEILSFRYKKVRRSSRFLRIKHWITILKIEDIIINLENEIKDERIKPLQILDLWSNRWLYQKELNFIKFDENKRPLAEQIFNLIEHQPNTLHRRGLTECYRFYPDPYIPQTY from the coding sequence ATGCTTGGTAAACATAGGAAAAGAAGAATTAATCCTCCACTTTTTCCAGTTCATCCAAatgaagaaaagaaaaaaaatttgaataattttataacatATAAAGATTTGAAAATAAGATGGAGAAATACTAGTAagaattatagaaaaaaagtaaCAATAGCACGAAAGTGGAAAAATTTACATTGTCTTTTACCatctaataaaaattcttgcatttttattttacataagAACTTACCATTTACAcgatttaaaaagaataatagcAATATTGAAAAGGATAACGTtgatatttcttttaaaaataaaactacTGAAGAACAAGTAACATTAAATAATTcttctaatttatttaatcataataataaaaatagtaaagaACCAGaacattataataataaaatatgtgaAGATAAACAAAGTAATTCAAGTTTAAAATTAGCAAAAAgtgataatgaaaatttaacttcaagaAATTCTGTTAATTATGagataaaagaaaacaaTAGGAACATgggaagaagaaaaataaataatatattaagattagaaaaacaaagaaaaacagtagaaaataattcaaatttatataatcacCAAGAAATAGATacaataaaacaaaattattatgaaaaaccaccaaataatttaaaatatttacttaataatgataaaaaggaaatgttttgtatttttaaatcCAATTTCATTAATGAACATAAAGTAACAATAGGTGATATCGTTCAAACAGAGAAATTACACAGAAAAAAAGCTGGAGATATCGTATACTTTGGTACTGTTCTTTTTGTAGGAACAAagaatttttctattattggTAAGCCAACTGTACCTTATTGCAAAGTAAAAGCTGTAATTGAACAAATTACCTTGagtaaagaaatattaagtTTTCGTTATAAAAAAGTTAGAAGATCAAGTAGGTTTCTAAGAATAAAGCATTGGATAACTATTTTGAAAATTGaagatattataattaatttggaaaatgaaataaaagatgAGAGAATAAAACCCTTACAAATTCTAGATCTTTGGTCTAATAGATGGTTATAtcaaaaagaattaaattttattaaatttgatGAGAATAAAAGACCTCTGGCTgaacaaatttttaatttaattgaGCACCAACCAAATACACTACATAGAAGAGGATTAACAGAATGCTATAGATTTTATCCTGATCCTTATATTCCTCAaacttattaa
- a CDS encoding copper transporter, putative codes for MVSQYSKYILYILVIFYLLFDFHFVSSSCHSTLNKDGFLLPMYFSNNINIKFLFDYFQVKNIYQFVFCNILCILLGFISIYIKMTKKGFDKKNNIESGEKRHFLNIHINKNLIYGILSFLNYAIDYLLMLIVMTFNTYIFISIMIGLSSAYFLYGHLL; via the coding sequence ATGGTAAGTCAATATTCaaagtatattttatatatacttgttattttttatcttttattcgATTTTCATTTTGTAAGTAGTAGCTGTCATAGTACATTAAATAAAGATGGATTTTTACTTCCAAtgtatttttcaaataatataaacatcaaatttttatttgattactttcaagtaaaaaatatatatcaatttgttttttgtaatattttatgtatattattgggatttatatctatatatataaagatgaCAAAAAAAggatttgataaaaaaaataatatagaatCAGGAGAAAAAAGACATTtcttaaatatacatattaataaaaatcttATATATGgcatattatcttttttaaattatgcaattgattatttattaatgctTATTGTTATGACTTTTAATacttacatttttataagtaTTATGATTGGGTTGTCATCAGCATATTTCTTATATGGGCatttattgtaa
- the TIM8 gene encoding mitochondrial import inner membrane translocase subunit TIM8, putative — protein sequence MENEIKEENLDNFLSQLNKLNQIITSFKESCKIASYCFDKCVSYPEKSLSNSNKKCIWNCTQRYLECDHFIKNRSKDKSISNFNLSNDINKLSKLSNLSDDSEYILKD from the exons ATGGAAAATgagataaaagaagaaaatttggataattttttatctcaattaaataaattaaatcaa ATAATAACCTCATTTAAAGAAAGTTGTAAAATAGCATCTTATTGTTTTGATAAATGTGTTAGTTATCCAG aaaaaagtttaagtaactctaataaaaaatgtatttggAATTGTACTCAAAGATATCTAGAATGTGatcattttataaaaaatagatcAAAAGATAAAAGTATATCTAATTTCAATTTATcaaatgatattaataaattatcaaaaCTTAGTAACTTAAGCGATGACTCAGAATATATCTTGaaagattaa
- a CDS encoding DNA-directed RNA polymerase III subunit C, putative yields MNTNKQLVKDIYKIEYKDAINIEKLEEIYEKKKNIKLKRSEIVYTLNILENARACSIKNENNTIITKMRNEEVTKKLKELSDIDFLIFTKVENSQNSGIWTADLRKQTKLLIHQVQKGVKLLCENKLIKQVNNIHVKNRKMYILYDLEASEKVIGGSFYTDGEFNKKVVDYIRENICFYLYNNNNSNVLSVINYIKKLNNSVGYFSDNDIYRVIKTLLYEEKIKIYKNNSNEEIIYYYNNENKKFLNNFPCFSCEIFNKCNSDTNTSINPKKCLYLNFYLNLENE; encoded by the exons atgaatacaaATAAACAGTTAGTTAaggatatatataaaatag AATACAAGGATGCtattaatatagaaaaattagaagaaatttatgaaaaaaaaaaaaatataaagttaaaaAGAAGCGAAATTGTTTATACATTAAATATTCTTGAAAATGCAAGAGCTTGctcaataaaaaatgaaaataatactaTTATAACTAAAATGAGAAATGAAGAagttacaaaaaaattaaaagaattaagtgatatagattttttaatttttactaaaGTTGAAAATAGTCAAAACAGTGGTATCTGGACAGCCGATTTAAGAAAGCAAACGAAATtatta ATACATCAAGTTCAGAAAGGTGTGAAGTTGTTATGTGAAAATAAGTTAATAAAAcaa gttaataatattcACGTAAAAAATCgtaaaatgtatattttatatgatttGGAAGCTTCTGAAAAg GTAATAGGAGGTTCTTTTTATACTGATGgagaatttaataaaaaagttgtAGATTATATAAGAGAAAATATTtgcttttatttatacaataataataattctaatGTTTTATCagtaattaattatattaaaaaacttAATAATAGTGTTGGTTATTTTTCAgataatgatatatatagaGTTATAAAAACACTattatatgaagaaaaaattaaaatatataaaaataatagtaatgaagaaataatttattattataataatgaaaataaaaaatttctaaatAATTTTCCTTGCTTTTCTTgtgaaatttttaataaatgtaaTTCAGATACTAATACTTCTATTAATCCGAagaaatgtttatatttaaatttttatcttaACTTAGAA aatGAATAA